AACAAGTGAGCCACTAAGGTGGCTCCGATTTAGTAGGATGTAAAAATGAACAAATTGACTGGTTTGATTGCTGCTCCTCACACGCCATTTGATACAAACAACAAAGTGAACTTTGCTGCCATTGATCAAATAGCCGAACTTTTGATCGCACAGGGTGTGACTGGCGCTTATGTTTGTGGCACGACAGGTGAAGGCATTCACTGCTCAGTAGAAGAGCGTAAAGCGATCGCTGAGCGTTGGGTGAAAGCGGCTGATGGAAAACTGGATATTGTGCTTCACACTGGCGCTCTAAGCATTGCCGACTCGATTGAACTCACGCAGCATGCAGAGACTCTCGATATTTTAGCGACCTCAGCGATTGGCCCTTGTTTCTTTAAACCGGGTAGTGTCGATGACTTGGTGGAATATTGCGCTCAAGTTGCGGCCGCAGCACCATCAAAAGGCTTCTACTACTACCACTCTGGCATGTCAGGTGTAAATCTCGATCTAGAGCAGTTCTTGATCAAAGGTGAGCAACGCATTCCAAACTTGTCTGGCGCGAAGTTTAACA
This is a stretch of genomic DNA from Vibrio panuliri. It encodes these proteins:
- a CDS encoding dihydrodipicolinate synthase family protein is translated as MNKLTGLIAAPHTPFDTNNKVNFAAIDQIAELLIAQGVTGAYVCGTTGEGIHCSVEERKAIAERWVKAADGKLDIVLHTGALSIADSIELTQHAETLDILATSAIGPCFFKPGSVDDLVEYCAQVAAAAPSKGFYYYHSGMSGVNLDLEQFLIKGEQRIPNLSGAKFNNMDLYEYQRAVRACGGKFDVPFGVDEFLPAGLAVGAVGAVGSTYNYAAPLYLKIIEAFNKGDQATVTSLMDNVIAIIRVLVEYGGVAAGKAAMQLHGIDAGNPRTPIRSLTDAQKADVVAKMRDAGFLNL